The following coding sequences are from one Deltaproteobacteria bacterium window:
- a CDS encoding RNA polymerase sigma factor — MEVKDPDVALMLAFQAGDESAFIKLYEKYRDRVVNFTRRFLTSQAQGEEAAQDVFLKLYQSGPRYKPGARFSTYLYRIATNHCLNLVSRHDHKRVDRGTELGERSEALMEDDSVTPEAALSEQQMKAAVHKAMANLADNQRAALLLCHYQGMSYKEAAEVIEVSEGAVKSLIHRAREKLAKDLLHLKADRQEG; from the coding sequence ATGGAAGTTAAAGATCCAGATGTCGCGCTGATGTTGGCGTTTCAAGCTGGGGATGAATCCGCATTCATCAAGCTTTATGAGAAGTATCGGGACCGGGTTGTTAACTTCACAAGAAGGTTTTTAACAAGCCAGGCCCAGGGCGAGGAGGCAGCTCAGGATGTATTTCTTAAGCTGTATCAATCGGGGCCTCGTTACAAACCGGGAGCACGTTTTTCAACGTATCTTTATCGGATTGCAACGAATCACTGCTTGAACCTTGTCTCTCGTCATGACCATAAGCGCGTAGACCGTGGTACCGAGTTGGGTGAACGGTCTGAAGCCCTGATGGAAGATGACAGTGTCACGCCGGAAGCTGCACTCAGTGAGCAGCAGATGAAAGCGGCAGTGCATAAAGCGATGGCTAATTTGGCAGACAATCAGCGTGCAGCGCTGTTACTCTGTCATTATCAGGGTATGAGTTACAAAGAGGCCGCAGAGGTCATAGAAGTGAGCGAAGGAGCGGTGAAATCATTGATTCACCGTGCACGAGAGAAGTTGGCAAAGGATTTGTTACATCTGAAGGCAGATAGGCAAGAGGGCTAA